The following nucleotide sequence is from uncultured Erythrobacter sp..
TCTAGCCGACCCGTCGCACCATCTCGCGAACCGACCGCATTTCCAGCCTGATAGCCCGCCTGTGCGACCACATCGAGCGAGGGAGTGCGCCAGGGCCGGTATTCCATTTCCTTGTTCGGAAACTTCGAAAGATCAAACTGCTTGGGCTTGCCCCGCAGTCGTGCCGCGCGACTTCTGCGCTCAATGGCCTGAATAAATGGCAGCTCGCGATCGGATTCGAGCCTGACAACCGCATTGAAGAGATCTGGCTTGAACTCGATATCGAACCAGCTCGACAGAGCCTCCACATTCACACACCACCCTTCAGGCGTATCGTAAATGTCGCTTTTGAGCGGAGCGCTGCCTGTGTTCACGTTTTGTACTGTACTGGAGTCGCGATCAAGCGTGAATTTCTGATCCTCGCTGAACAACCACCCAGTTGCGCGGCGCGACTTCTTGTCGATGCGGACAGGAAGGTCGAGCGACTGAATGACGTCGGCCAGATCGAGGCAAACGCCGCGATCGGTCTGATAGCCGCGAACGTCGTAATTCAGTTTGTAGGAACCGACGACGAGCTGAAGAAACAAGAAATCATCGTCATTGGCCTGCCAGCCAGCGGTCGATGCCGAGCTCTCCTGTGCCTGAACCGGGTTCGAAAGGGTTGCTGCGCCAAGGCCGAACGCGCTGAGCGCCACCGCGACATTCGCGGCAGCGCCCATGATTCGGTTTCGGCAGAAGAACATGATCGTTGCGCCAGGTGGCTGAGCCACCGGCAGCTCGCTTTAGCCGACAAACGCGTCGACAGCTGCGATCACCGCGCCGCCAGCTTCAGGCATGTCGCGATACTCGAAACGCAGCTGGCCGTTGAAACGTGCAGCCTGTTCCTGAGTCAGCTGGATGCGCACTTCGCGCTTCCCGATCTCAGGATAGATCGCGACGCCGCGAAGCAGCACCAGCGGATCTTCAACGCCGGACTTTGTCACGCGCAGCTCTCCGAAAGTCGAACTGTCACCTGTGCGGCTGATATCGATCGCCAGTTCAGGGCCCTTTTCGCCCTGGACGATGCGCGGCTGAGTGATTGCTACCTGAGCTTCGACCCGGCCGTGGCGCACGATGATCGGAATCGTCACACCATAGATCGGAATCAACTGGATCGAGACGCCTTCCGACGATTGCTGCTCATCGGTAACCGAGCGCGGTTTCGGAATTGCCTTGAACGACATATGCACGCGGTACTCGCCATCGGGGAGATCCGCGCCTGGACGGGCAGCGAGGCGTACTGCTTGCGGTTGGCCCGGCGGCAAGGTGATCCGGCGAGGCGCGTAGCGGATCATGCCGAGCGCGGCCTCTTCAGTGTTGTTCGCGTCGGTCTTTTCGACCGGAACCAGCCGGCCATTCTCAAGCATGCGGCGTAACTCGAGACCGATCCGATACGTCGCCTCTTCAGACCCGATATTGCTGAGAATCACTTCAGTTCCGCGGCTGCCATCAAGAATAACGCGTGTCGGCGCGACCAGCAGATCGCCCTGCGCGCTTACGGGCGTAGCGATTGCCGTCGTCGCCATCGCGGCAATGATTGCAGCGCTACGGCTCAATTTTCGAAGAGATTTGAATGGCATTATGAAGGTGGCCCCCGTCTGGTTACGGCTCGCGCAAACGCACCAAACCGCGTGTTTTCACGGAGCTTGGTAAGCAAAGAGGGTTAAGATGGATTAAACATCTGCGGGGTTCACCTCGCGACGCCAACTGCGAAAATGCGAAGAGCCGCGCCCTGTTGGGGACGCGGCTCAACGCTTGTGAAGATTGTCCTCTGCCTTCAGGCAGAAGTGCAATTCTTACGAATATTCGACCGAAACGTCGAAGGTGCCTTCGAACAGGCCAGCTTCTTCGCTGCCGTCGATAGTGATGGTGCCACCAACGGTGAAGGTCGCATTGCCTGTTCCGTCGAGGCTGACTTCCGGATCACCCGAAACAGCGTTGTTGTCGCTCGAGGTGAATCCGTCGAGTTCGATGGTGTGCTCACCGGTGCTGGTTGCAACGTTGTAGCTAGGGTGACGCAGGTTCACCGTGCCAGCTGGCAGGTTGATCGTGACATCGCGGTTTGCGGTGCCTGCAACGTCGAAAGCAGCGACCGAAGTCGTGCCCGAGCAAACGATGTCTGGATCGGTGCAGGTCAGCGAGTTTGCAGAGTCGAGAGTGACAGTGCCAGCGCCGCTGACAACCATGGCACCAAAATCAAGTGCGCCGTTATTGGTCAGCACGAGAGCGTCGAGAACTTCAGCCGAAGCATCAGCCGTCGCAGAATCTTGAGCCTGAGCAGCGGTGCCCATGGCGGCGAAGGTAGCGATGGCGGCGACGCCGATACGAAAAGTCTTGGTCATTATTGGTCCTTCCAAGCGTGGTCTTCTTTAAACCCGATGCAGGCGCCCTCAATGTGGTCTGCGAGAAACGCCTGTCGATTCGGACACAACTGCCCGATCGCTCGATCTAAGTATGATCACCGAGTTCAAGGTTCGTTTTTGAGTATGGTTACCGGCTCGGTAAGGAATCAGGGCAAGCGCAGAGGGAAACCCCCGAAAGATCGGGAATTTCGCGTCACCACCCGTGCTTAATTTGGACTAAATATCGCCGCCTGTAAGGCGCTGGCAGACGAGATCGAGCTGGTCGAGTGTGCCATAGCGGATTGTGATGGCTCCCGAGCGCGGATCAGCGTCCGCCTTGATCTGCACTTTGAGACCAAGAAAATCCTCCAAGTGCCGCTGAACCGCTGCAATGTCGGCATTTTCTTCTGCGCTGCGCGCGGGATCGGCCTTGCCATTCACACCGCCCATCACCTTTTTGGCGACCTGTCGGACGAGCTTTTCGATTTCACGGACAGAGAGATTGTCGTTGACCGCACGCTGGGCGAGCGACGTGGCATCGTCCTGACCGATTAGCGCCCGCGCATGGCCCATTGAGAGCCGCCCCGCCTCGACCAGATCAAGCACTTTCTCGGGCAAATTCAACAGACGCTGTATGTTGGCGACGTGGCTACGGGATTTTTCGACCATGCGGGCGATTTCTGCCTGCGTCATCCCTTCGTCATCGCTAAGCCTTTGATATGCCCTGGCTTCTTCTACCGGGTTGAGGTCTTCACGCTGAAGGTTTTCGATCAAGGCAAGCGCCATGACCTCACGGTCGTTGAGCTCGCGGACCAGAGCCGGAATATTGTGCAGCCGCGCCTTCTGCGCCGCCCGCCAACGCCGCTCACCTGCGACAAGCTGAAATCGGCCATTACCCTTTGGCCGGACGATAATTGGCTGAATCACACCGCGGGTCGCGATCGAAGCGGCCAGTTCATCAAGCGCCGCCTCATCGAAATGCTTACGAGGATTGCCCGGTAGCGGCTCAATGGACGCAATGGAGATCGTCTTAAGGGGCGAATCGCTCGGCGACGCGCCACTAGAGGTGGCCGCGCCTGCATCCTCGCCCTGCACTAGCGGTTCTTCACGCTTCGTCTCACCCATTAAAGCGCCAAGTCCTTTGCCAAGCTTCTTCTTTCGATCCGCCGGGCTGCGCTGGGGTACGGAAAAACGAATCGGATCTGTCGGGCTCTTGCTCATGCTGCTTGTCTTTCAGGAGGGAAACGACCGATCAATTCTCTCGCGAGTGAGATGTAGGCGCGGCTTCCTACACAGGAATGGTCATAGACGAGGGCCGGTAAGCCATGGCTAGGGGCCTCGGAGAGCCGCACATTGCGCGGGATTACGGTTTCGAAGACCAGATTTCCCAAACAATCGCGCACATCGTCAGCGACCTGGTCAGTTAGGCGATTGCGGCGATCAAACATCGTCAGCGCGACACCAATGATGTCCAGCGAAGTGTTGAAACGCTGCTGCACCCGCTCAACGGTCTGAAGCAGCTGGCTAAGCCCTTCGAGCGCGAAAAACTCGCATTGCAGCGGCACCAGCAGCGTATCCGCCGCACAAAGTGCATTCAGAGTCAGCAATCCAAGCGACGGCGGGCAATCGATAAAGCAGATTTCATGGCCTGTGTGGTTCGCTAGCGCCGAGTGAAGGCGTTCGGTGCGCTCTTCGACCGAAACCAACTCCACCTCTGCGCCGCTGAGATCCTGTGTCGCTGGCACGATGTCGAGGCCAGGGATACTGGTTTCAACGATGGCATTGGCGAGCGGCGTCTCGTCAACAAGGACATCATAGCTCGAAAGACCTCGGGATTCCGCCCCTACGCCCATGCCGGTCGAAGCGTTTCCCTGCGGATCGAGGTCGATCAACAAGGTTTTCCAGCCAGTGGCAGCCATCGCGGTAGCGATATTGATCGCCGTCGTGGTCTTACCCACCCCGCCCTTCTGGTTCGCAATGGCGATTGTCAGCATCTCAGGCTTTCCCTTCTCGGCGCATAATAGCGCCTTTTGCCGCATCAGGCACGCACGATGATGCCCGCTTCGTC
It contains:
- a CDS encoding molecular chaperone, whose product is MPFKSLRKLSRSAAIIAAMATTAIATPVSAQGDLLVAPTRVILDGSRGTEVILSNIGSEEATYRIGLELRRMLENGRLVPVEKTDANNTEEAALGMIRYAPRRITLPPGQPQAVRLAARPGADLPDGEYRVHMSFKAIPKPRSVTDEQQSSEGVSIQLIPIYGVTIPIIVRHGRVEAQVAITQPRIVQGEKGPELAIDISRTGDSSTFGELRVTKSGVEDPLVLLRGVAIYPEIGKREVRIQLTQEQAARFNGQLRFEYRDMPEAGGAVIAAVDAFVG
- a CDS encoding DUF4402 domain-containing protein — protein: MTKTFRIGVAAIATFAAMGTAAQAQDSATADASAEVLDALVLTNNGALDFGAMVVSGAGTVTLDSANSLTCTDPDIVCSGTTSVAAFDVAGTANRDVTINLPAGTVNLRHPSYNVATSTGEHTIELDGFTSSDNNAVSGDPEVSLDGTGNATFTVGGTITIDGSEEAGLFEGTFDVSVEYS
- a CDS encoding ParB/RepB/Spo0J family partition protein; its protein translation is MSKSPTDPIRFSVPQRSPADRKKKLGKGLGALMGETKREEPLVQGEDAGAATSSGASPSDSPLKTISIASIEPLPGNPRKHFDEAALDELAASIATRGVIQPIIVRPKGNGRFQLVAGERRWRAAQKARLHNIPALVRELNDREVMALALIENLQREDLNPVEEARAYQRLSDDEGMTQAEIARMVEKSRSHVANIQRLLNLPEKVLDLVEAGRLSMGHARALIGQDDATSLAQRAVNDNLSVREIEKLVRQVAKKVMGGVNGKADPARSAEENADIAAVQRHLEDFLGLKVQIKADADPRSGAITIRYGTLDQLDLVCQRLTGGDI
- a CDS encoding ParA family protein, which codes for MLTIAIANQKGGVGKTTTAINIATAMAATGWKTLLIDLDPQGNASTGMGVGAESRGLSSYDVLVDETPLANAIVETSIPGLDIVPATQDLSGAEVELVSVEERTERLHSALANHTGHEICFIDCPPSLGLLTLNALCAADTLLVPLQCEFFALEGLSQLLQTVERVQQRFNTSLDIIGVALTMFDRRNRLTDQVADDVRDCLGNLVFETVIPRNVRLSEAPSHGLPALVYDHSCVGSRAYISLARELIGRFPPERQAA